In Pongo pygmaeus isolate AG05252 chromosome 19, NHGRI_mPonPyg2-v2.0_pri, whole genome shotgun sequence, the genomic stretch TGTTGTACCTGGGGACTCTCTCTGGATAGAGACCTGGGGAAGCAGCGGGGAAGCGGAGGTGCTCTGGGAGGGCCCGGTTCTGTTCCTCCCCAGCCTGACCCGGGCCCCTCCAGGCCTCGGCTCTCATGGTGCAGGGCCCTTTAGCCAGTTTCTGGGGCTGGGAAGACGCGGAGCAATGAAACACTGTGTGTACAAGgcggggctggggagaggaggcagCGATTCTGGTCCTGGGCCCTCGTTTTCAGCCTCCTGGGCTTGAATCTGATGGCAGATGGGGCTGGTGGCCATGTGGCCTGTGGGGCCAGCCTTGGAGCcctggcccagcccctgcctgggtGGTGGGGTGTCTGTGGATCTGTGTTGGGGGGCAGTTCTAGGCCCTGACTTGGGCACTGTCCAGAGGTGAGGCAGGGCCTGGCCTCTTACAAGAAGGCCCCCACGCTGGCCCAGTCCTGCAGGTCGGAGGCCAGGGTGGCGTCCCCGGCCTCAAACAGGGGCTCTGGGGGCAGGCAGCCACTGCCGCTCTCATCCCAGGGGTGTTGCAGGAAGGAtgtggccaggaaggtctcatcGAAGTCCAGGCTGTCGGCAGCCTGCTCCACCGAAGGCCCCCAGGTGGCGGGGCAGTCGATGTGGCGGCCGTGGATGGTGAGGTCCACGTCCACGTGTGAGGCGGGGCTCAGAGGCGGGCTCAGCTCCAGGGCCTCCAGCGCACCCAGCTCCCCGCCCAGAGTGCCGGCGTCGAAGATGGCCTCCCAGTCAAAGTTGCCTTTGAGGGGTTCCAGCTCACCCTGCTCCTCCGGGGTGGGCAGCAGGGTGCTGGGGGGCCGCGGGACCTTGGCCACCCGCTTGGGCAGCGGCTGTTTGCGCTTATGCCCCAGCCTGCCCTCGCCTGCACCCCAGCCCGCCTCCCCGGTGGCCTCCTCGAACTCCCGCAGCAGCTGCTGGGCCTCGGTGTTCACCGTCAGAGGCCCGGCCCGGGGGACAGTGCTGGGCTCCTGCGCGGCCTGGCGGGCAAAAGCTGGGTGGATGTGGACAGGCGGCAGTCGCCGCTTCTTGAAAGCCCCGCTCAGTAACCGCTCCGCGTACTGGGGGTCAATGCGCCAGAAGCCCCCCTTGCCTGGTTCGTCCTTCTCCCGAGGCACTTTGATGAAGCACTTGTTCAGAGACAGGTTGTGGCGGATTGAATTCTGGGTgcagggagagagtgagagagagaggaaccgCTGGGTCAGTGGGTACAGGGAGATGAAGTGGCACCTGGCGCTGCTGCGCACCCCCCATCTTTTCTCTggcaggggagaggagggggggaCAGACACACTGGTCTGCCCAGGCGGCTGCAGCTCTGGGACACCAGCCACAGGGCACTGGGAGCCCGGAGTGCTGTCGGGGGCTTTTGTTCCCTGTTGCTGGGATATCTGCCTGCTCAGTCATCCGAGCTCTGAGCCGCAGGGTGGCTCTCGGTGCCACCCCCGtcgcctgccctccctccctcaccctgCCGCTGACAGCCTCTGGCCAAAGCCCTCAGCTCCCCCAGGGCCTGGACCACCATCTCCCTTTGCCTGGGCCTGGCTGGCCCTGTCTGTGAGTGAGTGGGTCCAGGGAGGGGGCTGGGCAGCCGAGaatggagagagagggggagagagagagagagagagagagaaagagagagagagagcgtgcGCAGGGATGAGAGGTGGGGGATCTGATGACTTTCCTTGTTTGTTGAGCCGGCTGCTGGCCTGGGCCTTCACCCCCCACggccccctcccccaactccaggcTCAGTTGATTATTACCCAGCCAAGAGCTAGCAACATAGCACTCATTCCTGGGGACCGTTTCTCGAAGCCCAGCTGCACAGGCTTAGGGTAGGGTGGGGCTGAGGGTCTCTGCTTTTTCGGTGCAGCTACAAATGACACTGCTCTAGGGTCAGGGGCATTGGAAATGGCTTGGGACTGTGGTCCTGTGGCCTGCCCGCTTTGGGTGCTTCAGGGAAGAGTCTGGGCATCCTTGGGGGGGGGGGCTCTGCCTCCAACTAGCCGTTGATGGTGATGGCTGAAGACTCTTAGGGCACTGCCTACCCAGCCTCAAAtccaccatcctcctgccttgtccatTCTTAGGTGCTTAATCTTGTCCAAAGCCTGCTGGGGGACAGGGGTCCTGGGCTGGGACGGCAGGGCAGGTGGGTGGATAATGCCCGGCAGCAAGGCTGGGATGTTTACATGGTGGCCTGGGCCCCTTGGCTGCTCAGCGCCTGGTTCCAGAGACGTGGAACATGAAGCCAGTGTGGGTAGGCAGAGCCCCAGTGGAAGGCACCTGGCTCAGGTAATTGTCCCCCCAGGGAGGTTGGCTGACAGCGGGGGTTGGAGGTAGGAAACTgagcagaggttgaggtgggggCTGGGACAGCAGCTTTAGGAAGGCCCCTTACCCCCTCCACCCTCCATTGGGACACACCTGGCCCTCACATGctaccccttccattccaccctccccAAGCCAACTGCAAAAGGGCAGGACGTAGAGGCTGGCAGGGAGGCCACGTTCCAGTTTCCGTTTCTGACTCCCGGCCCCGACAAACCATCCCGGGGCAGGGCAGTGTCTAGGAATTCTAGGACTTGGGACAAGAATGTGCCTTCAGTTCATCGCTCTCCCCAAGGAGACTCTGTCCACGCAGAGTCTAGCCCTGGTCTTTGGCCTGGGCCTGCTGGATGAATGGCAGGTTATTTCCCCTTGAATCTCAGCCTCTGCACCCCTAAAGCCCTCCACCTCTGgacattctcccttctctctctctctctggaagtCAAAGGAGGGGCAGTTGCGAGAACTGGGCTCCTTTGCAGGGCTCCCTTCTGGGGCCCTGGCCGCACCGAGCCTACTTGGCCTGCAGATTTGGGATATGAATCCAGTGCGGCGTGGGGAGcgaggagggaatggggagggagCGGCCGCCGCCCGTGCCTCCTCTACCTGCCAGGTGGGATCTGCGTGGCGGAAGTAGCAGAAGTTGTCCGTGATCCACTTGTAGATGGCCGACAGGGTGATCTTGGTGGCCTTGCTGGCCTGCATGGCCATGCAGATGAGCGTGGCATACGAGTAGGGAGGCTTCACGTGCGGGTTGGTGGCGTAGTCCACGTCGTCGGGGGGCGGGGCCTGCAGCCCCGGGGGCGCGCTCCGCGACGTGCACGACGACGTGGGCTTGCCCGGCGTGTGTGGCTGCCCCAGGCAGGCGGGGTCGGCCGCCAGGGGGGACCCGGGCGCCGCTGAACCTGGCACCTGGTGGTAGCCGTGGGGGTCGGTGCCCCCCGGGGGCAGGGCGGGGGCCTTGGCGTTGAGAATGGAGAATTCCTGCAGCCACTGCAGGCTGGTCAGGCTGTCATCCAGGGCGTCGGACTCCTCCAGGCCGCCCTCCGGCCCGGCCTCCTCCGCCGGCCCGGCTCCCGAGAGGCGCAGCCAGCTCTCCGCCATGTCTGCGGGGACTCTCCGAAGGGGCGGTCAGCATCCACGGGCTGAGCCGGGGGTGGCCCGCCGCGCTCTCTGGCCCGCTGAGTCCCGCAGCTCCAGTTACACGGCCTCCCGGACGCGCGCTTCCATCTCGCGACCCCGGGGGCGCCTCCTCCGAATAAGTATGTGGTGCCTGCGAGGACCACGGTGGGAGCTGAGCACTACCCCACCCCCGAGGGGACAGTGTGTGTACGGGGACGCCTCCTTTAACATCATCCCTGCAGCTGGGGAGGATCTTTTAGTGCCGAGGTCTGGGAAACAGAAGCAAGGCCCTGGGGTCCCACCCCCACCAGATCCgcctccctcttcctttcctcttcgaGGTTTTATTAGCCAAATAAAGGAAGAGGGTAGGGGCATCCGAGGCTATCCTTTTCTCCCGAAGAGCAGGAAATCAGGACCCCCTTCCTCCTCGCAACAAATGGAAATGGGGCGAGAAGTTTGGGAGGGCAGTACgacggggcgggggcgggggcggtggaGGTCCTCTGATCGTTGAAAAGGAATATTATGATAGGGGATCATTGGGAAGGAAGGGGACGGAACAGTAATGGGGGGCAGGAGGCGAGTTTCCCCCAGACTTCTCCGTTGTCAGTCTCTGGGCCCACCACTTCCGTCAAGGACGAATGAGAGAGCGGGTTGGTACCGTCGCCCACCCTTCCCCCTGGCCTGCAGCCCTCCCCATCCCTTACCTGGCTCAGAGCGCAGCCCGGGCCAGAGGAAGGTTCTGGAAGAAGTTGCTCCCACCCCCTGCGGCTCTCTGCCCCCAGCTCGGGGGCCCTGCCAGCGCCTCTTGCCGCCCCCCCGCCCGACGGCGCTTCTCTGAGCTACCGCGGCCCCGGGACCGGCATTAAGTAGCCGCTCCAAAGGCTTCTCCTGCTGCCATGGCGACGCTCCGCCCCCATAAACAGCTTCCGCCACTGCCATTGGCCAGCACGTCTCCAAGGAGACCGCGGGCACTTGCCACTCTCTCTGGCGGCAACTCTCTTCGAACCCCCTCCTTCTGCCGCCCTCTCCCGCGCCACCCAACCCCCTACCCGCCGCTACGTCCCGGCTCGGCTCATTCCCGCCCGAGGGCCCCGCGCTGGGGTCGGAGAAGCGCGCGGCCCGCGGCACCGGGAACCGCTATGGATCCGTTCGTTCTGGGGAACCACGACTCTCGCCCCCACCCCCTTCCTGTCCCGTACGCTTTGAGGCGTCGACTGCTCCTGGGACCGAgcctggggttggggggctaAGGCTGGGAGCGGGCTCAGGCTCGGGAACCGTATCCTTGAGGTTTTCTTTCCTCTCCGCTACGAGTGGCACTTTCTCATGTTTCTGCAGCCTTTCCCTCTCCCCCGACTCTTATGGTCTTTCTCTGGTGTCCCAGGCAGGTCTGACTTTCCGATGCCACCTGCCGCTTACATCCACAGAGGCGGCAGACACACCAAGGGGGTAGGGTAATCCAGTGTGTCCCAGTAAGCAGCTCCTTCCCCACCCGTATCCTCGAGGTTCCAGGAAGCTGACATTCCAGAGGCTTCTGCAGAAGCGCACTCACTCCTCTGGAGACAGCTGATGAAGCAGAGCCCGTGGGTAAAACTCTGAAGTCATGGACTTGTCAAATTCTCCTAGCGGGGTCATTTGCCCGATTAATTTCACCAACCTTTAAGTGACAGGGATTAAGAATAGAGGAACTCTGGGGACTGTGTGCCTCCCTCCTGTCACCAGCTTTCCTGCTCTTTAATTAATTATTGAGGAGCTGCAGGGTTGGACGTTCTCCGGTTTAAGGCGGCTGCAGAGGCAGTGGTGGGGGCTGGGTTGCTTACCCCGCCTctgcccaggagctggagagctGGGGTCGGGGAGCCTGGTGCCCAGACCATGAAGAAGGCCCGGCTATGGCGCATCACTCCCCCACCAGCATGCCTTTCTCTAGCCCTTGCCTCTCCC encodes the following:
- the FOXJ1 gene encoding forkhead box protein J1; translated protein: MAESWLRLSGAGPAEEAGPEGGLEESDALDDSLTSLQWLQEFSILNAKAPALPPGGTDPHGYHQVPGSAAPGSPLAADPACLGQPHTPGKPTSSCTSRSAPPGLQAPPPDDVDYATNPHVKPPYSYATLICMAMQASKATKITLSAIYKWITDNFCYFRHADPTWQNSIRHNLSLNKCFIKVPREKDEPGKGGFWRIDPQYAERLLSGAFKKRRLPPVHIHPAFARQAAQEPSTVPRAGPLTVNTEAQQLLREFEEATGEAGWGAGEGRLGHKRKQPLPKRVAKVPRPPSTLLPTPEEQGELEPLKGNFDWEAIFDAGTLGGELGALEALELSPPLSPASHVDVDLTIHGRHIDCPATWGPSVEQAADSLDFDETFLATSFLQHPWDESGSGCLPPEPLFEAGDATLASDLQDWASVGAFL